From a single Loigolactobacillus coryniformis subsp. coryniformis KCTC 3167 = DSM 20001 genomic region:
- a CDS encoding IS1380 family transposase, giving the protein MTNLHETQLRFNPKIKIKTDDVQLSNNAGLLFYAEFKHAAGLDQTIDQAAAQLSEKRIGPHYSKTSLLNQMLELNIAGYGNDVAADALQHDPVMKQVHGTTDLAPQPTISRFLSALTCDDVLHLNRLILTLALDYIRTNHIDTVMLDVDSTHCDTFGHQEAASFNAHYGVTGFHPLVAYIAQLNLLLGIKQRPGNQYTSTGVKEFLAPIFAAFCELPFDVQLILRGDSGFATPELYTLCEFYDVKYVIRLKRNAALDQLADEFTPVVPKHFDQNSVIYGEFNYAAKSWSIDRRVLVKSTHQVGELFFERQYVVTNMTEAGVKLLYLAYQKRGAMENLIKESKAGFFMDKTNSHTFTTNAARATISGIAYNLIALMKLMALPKEQRNTTISTLRFQIFHVAGKLARHAGKIIIHLAQSNVFSQQIEALLANIHTLSPLVTN; this is encoded by the coding sequence ATGACTAACTTACACGAAACCCAACTGCGATTCAACCCTAAAATCAAAATTAAGACTGATGATGTTCAACTTTCAAATAACGCAGGCCTGTTGTTTTACGCCGAATTTAAGCACGCAGCTGGTCTTGACCAAACTATTGATCAAGCGGCGGCACAATTAAGCGAAAAACGTATTGGCCCTCATTATTCTAAAACTAGCTTACTCAATCAAATGCTGGAACTGAATATTGCCGGTTACGGCAATGATGTCGCGGCCGACGCGCTACAACACGACCCAGTCATGAAACAGGTCCATGGGACGACTGATTTAGCACCCCAACCGACTATTTCTCGTTTTTTAAGTGCGCTAACTTGTGATGATGTTCTGCACTTGAACCGTTTGATTTTAACCTTGGCGCTCGATTATATCAGGACTAACCATATTGACACGGTCATGCTTGATGTTGATTCGACGCATTGTGATACCTTTGGTCATCAAGAAGCTGCTAGTTTCAATGCGCATTATGGGGTTACTGGTTTCCATCCGCTAGTGGCCTATATCGCGCAGCTGAATTTGCTTTTAGGAATCAAGCAACGTCCAGGCAATCAGTACACCAGCACTGGTGTCAAAGAATTCTTAGCCCCGATCTTTGCGGCTTTTTGCGAATTGCCGTTTGATGTTCAGTTGATTTTACGCGGTGATAGTGGTTTTGCGACGCCTGAGCTTTATACGCTCTGCGAATTTTATGATGTAAAATATGTGATCCGCCTGAAGCGAAACGCCGCTTTAGACCAACTAGCTGATGAATTCACACCAGTAGTGCCCAAGCATTTTGATCAGAATTCGGTCATCTATGGTGAATTCAACTACGCGGCCAAGAGCTGGTCGATTGATCGGCGCGTCCTAGTAAAATCGACGCATCAAGTAGGCGAACTATTCTTTGAACGGCAATATGTGGTCACTAATATGACTGAAGCCGGGGTCAAATTATTGTACTTAGCCTATCAAAAGCGTGGGGCCATGGAAAACCTGATCAAAGAAAGTAAAGCCGGCTTTTTTATGGATAAGACGAATAGCCACACCTTTACTACCAATGCCGCGCGAGCAACTATCAGCGGCATTGCCTATAACTTGATTGCCTTGATGAAGTTAATGGCCTTACCAAAAGAGCAGCGCAACACGACCATTAGTACACTACGCTTTCAAATCTTTCATGTTGCTGGAAAACTAGCCCGTCACGCCGGAAAAATAATCATTCATCTGGCGCAAAGCAACGTCTTTAGCCAGCAGATCGAAGCCTTATTAGCTAACATTCACACGTTAAGCCCCTTAGTGACCAACTAA